Part of the Vigna angularis cultivar LongXiaoDou No.4 chromosome 1, ASM1680809v1, whole genome shotgun sequence genome, aaagtatattgtaaaaatttaaatgagaaTGACATCACTCTTATAAGAACAAACTGACAAAGTGAGTTAAAATTGAACCTTATTGTATGTTAATGTTAAGTGATGCagatacataatttattataggtTATATTGAagttatatgataataaaaaaagttagattAATTACGTTTAagtctttaataaatttaaatttatttaattatgtgagtattcaaattttttttatattttctaattaagatattaaatttatatattttacttgtttaatttttcaattaattatatgatatgAATGTTATTTTGCTTATATGTcaacatattaataaataaaattaataaaaacttcactaaaatatttaaatttataataccaCTTAAATTCAAGTATAATTGACATAAATGaacaataaataaacttatataagacattaaaataaattttttaatcaaaattttgagGTAATAGATTTGAGTTCTTATATGTTTTCtatcttatttatttctatacaatataaattttaatgatattcAAAGTGTgtttatgaatttcatgttaactctcattatattttaaacttaaatatagttttattcttcatgattttacgtatgtataattttaatttttatgtatatttaatatacatatatagatTTTAAGTCTctaaaatcaaacaattttaattcattaaataggCAATGTGAGTGATAAACATGTAgcatattttagtaattaaattGCTTATGAACATTAAACTAAAaatgcttaattttaaaaaattcaaaattaaatttataatcaatttttagactaaaattttacatttagaattatagaaactaaaaataaatttaagccaaaattttaatatttcactttgaataatttatgtatttttcacaatttttattaCGACATTcttaatgttattaaatataacacattcatgaaactatcaagactaaaatattaaacctaaatttttaatattttattttgagtcattttatatatttctcaaattttctAACAATGTTCTTAAAATGTATTAAACATAATAGGTACTTGTCGTAGAATTGGAAATTCGGAGTGTCAAAACAAACATTTTCCATTTACGAATTACCCTTTCAACTGCAGCTCTTAAAGATTTCATAATGTATGAAAGCCAAATATGCTAAAGAAGTTAATGAAGCCCATACATTAAGGTTTCAACAAAATGCAAATTTGGGACAACGAAGCAACTCAACTTACAACGACATCAAACTATATCTAATAATAACTTAGAAATCTTGTCAGCTACGGAACGAACCCACCTGTAAAATGCCAttgaaaatgtaataaaaaacaaataaattaaaaatgaaaaattcataataaaagttGAACGTTTTGAAAGTTGTAATTAACAAGTATTGGTTATAAGCCACACTCACCAACGGAATACCAATTAGCAGAAGAGCAAGAGACTAGCCCACTAAGTAGTTTTCTGCCTTCCTCTTCCTATCTTCCTTTGTTTACCTTGAAGATTCTGCAACATTGCTTTCGCTGCTATAAAGAGGGCACATTCCGCATTCTTTTATTGTCACAAAGGAGACGTAATCTGAccactcaaactcaaagttaTAATCGATCTCAAAAGTGAAGCTGCGAGCATCACAGAGCCTAAGGTTCATGCTGCTCCCCCTTAGGCTCTCCAAGTTAAATTTCCACATAAATATGTGATCTTTATCAAGGACTCTGTGACTATAACGCCCTGGGAAATAGTTATCTAACACATTACTATTTGGAATTATCTGTGTGCCATCATCATCACATTCAAATGTTAGGCTGTAAACAAAAGAACTGTATCTGCTATTAATATCATTCGTATCTAACACTCCAAAAACCACACACAAAGCGAAACCAATGAGCCTGCCATCGCTGCAGAAACTTAAATCTTCATTTATAGTCACTGAAGGTCCTTCGCTGCGAAAAGGAAACCAATGAGGAATTGCACTCGCTGGAAAACAGAAGAACACAGACGTATATGCATCGTGGGTCATCCTGAGCCTTGCATCCTCCTCAATGTTAGCACGAGCACCTAAATCCAGTTGTTGGGCATTGGTCAAATGAAATATGAAGACATCCTCCTTTGAATCTGAGAGGTTTCGATTTGACATCACTCTTCTAATTGATGTGCAATCCAATGCCACCAGTTGTTTTAGAAACAGTGGAATCTGTGGGATGCATTCAAGATTTTTGCAGTCGCTTAAATCAAGTAATATCATGCTTGAAAGATGAGCAATGCTTTCAGGAAGGTTCACGATTCCGCTCTCACTCAGTGACAGTTCCATTAATGACCAGAGGCTACCAATGTGCGTTGGGATTTCTGTTAATTTGGCACACCCCGAACAATCAAGTTTACAGAGATGTTTTAGATTAACAATGGAGTTTGGGAGTGATTCGAGATCCCTGCATTTGTTGAGCTGCAGGGATCGAAGATTAACCAAATTGTCAAATGAGGAAGGCAGATATTTGATAGCCGTTTCTGTTAAATTTATATGAGTAAAAGTTTGTGTCGGCTCCGTGATCTCTGGGAAGGTCCTCAACTTAAAGCAACCACACAAATCAAGGTTCCTCAActtcaatttgaaaatggtgttTGGAAAACTTTGAAGTAATTCACAGTAGGTAAGGTCTAACTTGCATAGTCTGGTGAGGCTTCCAATGGAAGATGGAATAATCTCAAGATTCCTGCAATCCCGCAAACTCAGTTGTTGAAGCCCTACCAAACGCCACAAGGATGAAGGTAGTGCCTGTATGGCTGTGTCGTCTAAGATTAGAACCGCCAAATTTTCCATCGTATCCTCAATCTCTGGGAAATATTCCAATTTTGAGCAACCACTGAGATAAAGTTCCTTTAGGAATTTCATCTCAGAAAGGTCAAATGGAAATATTGTAAGGGAAGAACAGTTCGAGAGATCTAAGAAACAGAGCTCCTTGGGACTTCGAAAATTTAAGGACACACCTTCAAAGAGTTGTTCCGACATTTCATCATATaggtatatattattattagtcacttctttttcttcatccgCTTCCCAATAAGTAATGGAGAAAATTCTACTGTAATACGATCTTGAGGGATTTTCACTTGTAGCCGAGTGCGCCTCTATGGAATGCCCACGTTGCAATTGACGCCCCAGTTTCACATGAGGGAATATTGGACCAATTAATGATGACGATGGTGGAGAATAAGATATTGGGGTTTGACTGGTTGAAAACATTTCAAGATTCGAACAACATGAAAGATTAATGGATCCTGGTGATCTAGATAGAATATTGCTGGGAACAGTTACACTATTGAGATTATAACATCTATCTAAACGTAAAGAAGTGAGCTTGGTGAGTAATATGGAAGAGTGAACTTTAATCAACTTTGGACAATGACTGAGAATTATTTCTTCAATATTTGGTGACTGGGAAAGGTCTGGTATTCTAGTAAGTTTCTCAGAATAACTCAGGTCGAGCCTTTTCAACTTCGGTAAACTCTGccacaaaaagaaaatgaatcaggtaataaagaaaaactaaaatgaagcttatctatttttcttcaattataaaCTCCTACTTACATTATGTGTTGAGTTTACGttgaacaaataaaattatagtggctataaatttgacatttattataaaaattcacaaaattcaACATGTTTTCTTTCCTATCTAAAATTACATTCTAATTATTTCAACCTGattaaagtaatttataatAGATGACAATGTGGAAATACTTTATATCATGCATGTGTTAGAATAATTACCCTGTGTATCATCATTAAACCTACTTAAGGTAGTGTGTCtagtatttataataataatacctaGGTATGCACCTAAGTGTCTAAGGGCAAACTTATAATCTtttcatgtacttttgtattagatttttttatagataGAACGAGAGTGAGAGGGATCTTTCAATCAGAGCAAGTTGATCCCGCTCTGATTTCTGTCTTGTTGCATTTGTCTGATGTCGCTCGTCGTTGTCCGTATCTGTCCGGTGACATTTTTCATTGTCTGGGGTTGTCCAGTCCCTATTTGCAGTTGTCAATTGCAGTTTGAAGCTCTTCAACACTGTTGGCCACTGTTCTCCACTGTTTTCTCGTTGTTTGCCACTGTCGGTTGCCGTTTGTCGTCACAGTTTCGTCCAGCGACCATTAGATCTGGTTCGCCTCTCCACACGACGGCAAACCCTGCCGGTGCCAGAGTCCTGTTCTCCTCCACCTGCCATGAGCAACATCTTTCGTCGCAAACAAGCGTGTGTTGCTCACGCGCCGCCATTTGCTTGCCGGAACACCACCGAGCCACCTCCATAGTTGTTGCCAATCTCTCTTCTCTCCAGTGTGCCCCTCAGAACCTCGTTCTGTTAGCATCCAGAAGCAACCCTTGCGATAGTTACCTAGGGTTTTGTGGCttcttcttttgcttctttAACCCTTGATCAGAAATGGCGTATGGAAGTGCCCTTTCATTTTTCGAAAGTGCCTCCATCACTTCCTGGTCAAGGTCATTACGATCACCTTGAGCAAGATGGCAGCCATGTACCTGGTGACAAGCATATTTTCAATTGTGTGCTTTGCTATGACAATCAATGGAAGCCAAACTTCTGATATCTCTTAgagctttcaaaacttgtcactctttatggaagaaagctcaaaatatctatgctaatgatattcaaTGTCTCTATGATATGACAAACAAGCTTGCATGTCTCAAAATGGTAGACCATGATGGTTTCCTTCATGATTGAAGCTCAAGCAGCTGTGGAAGAGCTGAGAATGTTCTTGGAAGTCAAATATTTATAAGACATCAAGAAGAAGCTTAACAAATATTACATGGTGATGATCCTCTGTGCTTTACAAGCAAACTTTGATCATATCAAAGATAAACTACTGATCAGTCATGAGTTCCCATCCATGGAAACCCTGACCACACGTCTTTTTCGTGTCTCGGTGCCTTAATCACAGGAAGCTCATGAACCAATTGAACCATTATTCATGGTTGCCACgtggaagaggaggacgtggaggtcggAGGCGTCTGCAGTGCATATAcagtaaaaggatgggtcatacccAAGAAAACTGTTACTCCTTGCATGGTTTTTTCTCAAAAACAACTAAAATCTCTAAGGCTGCAACTGTCTCTACCAATTCCAAGTTCATTgaggaagagtatcaagagtatTTGTGATTAAATTCTAATAGCTTGACATACACATTACATTCTCCAAGTACATCCACAACTTGCATTTCTATATCCatggaatgtcaaaattcatggatAATTGACTCaagtgcttctgatcacatctTTGGCAATACCCCTTGTTCTCAACCCTttcctttaaataaaaatctcaTTTCATCACCCTTACAAATGGCTCCAAAACTTTCTCAAAGGGAGTTGGTCAAGTCTCCCTATCTCCTTCTCTATATTTGAAATatgtcctttttgtccctaattgtcccttcaatttaattttcttaagacAACTAACCAAAATGATGAATTGTTTAATAACTTTcgattcaaaatcttttgttatacaagAGTGCAGCTCAGAGAGACAAATttgagaaggatatgaagccgGAGGATTATACctttttggatctcgtccacaGGTGACGCGTGAGGAACATGTGCCGAAGACTAGTCGGAGAGAAGTGGCGCATGAAGGAGCGTGCAGAGGTTTCTAAGGAGGCGACCACTAGGGTTGGGTCATGCTTCTCAAGGCGAACCTAACCCTTAACTTTGCCTGACAAATGGAGACAACAGAtggcggcgacggcggcggaAAGTGACAGCGACACACTAGGtctggctcttgataccatgttagaaaaCTAACTGatacattttattcatttatatctCTTACAAGGTTTTGGTATATATTGTATGTGATTCCATTGATGACCGTTATGAGTGTGACTTTATgtgcatttggtccttttatgGGTGTGTTTTGTCCTTTTATGGGTGTGTTTTGACCCTTTTATGAGCATGGGGAGAGAGATATCTAAGGTTGTATTATGACCGAAATATTAGATACAAAACTCATTGTAGAAAAAAGATGTATTATGCATCAATGGTGATATAATCACAAAAATTAAAGTAGAAGTGGTGAGAGGTTGAAGAAGGTTTGGTTATGAAGTTATCATAGGTGGAAAAAActattttgacataaaaaattgGGAATgaattttccaaaatatataCTTATGATAGGTGAtgtacatttatatttaaataattttaagaatttaaatttacaataagATAATTCTTTTTAGTAATTTATCTAGTAGTTATAAGCAAGaatgattatattaaataagGGCGTTtcaaataatacaaaaagaaaaaaaaataacatttcgATATCTTTTATACATTAGAATAGATTACCCACACACAAATATCtcttataaagtaaaaaaacaagCACTCTGTCCAGATACCTCACACATAATATGGATAGACAATACAATCATGGACCATAAAAtgaaatgcatcaaataaaTGCATGTTCtacatatttgatttataattatctttagCATTCTAAATATGATTGTAATGATATATGCATATTGAGTGGGTCTAATAAAAgaagtataaaaacaaaataatgtgAAGTAAAGGAATTGCTAATGAAAACATGTAGATATATAGTATAGAAAAATACTTAAGTTTAGAACATAAAGGAATATAGATAACTTTAAAAACCTGATCTTCTTCCCAAAGTTGTTCAAGATGGCAGTATGGCATTACGAGTCTCACTAGATTTTTTGGGCAAAAGTCTGGTGGTAAAGATCTTTGAGGGAAACTTTTCCAAGAAAGAATCTTTAAAGAGTCTGGTAGACTTACAAGAGATGATGCAAGAGACACTTTGGATTCCCGTAGAATTCCAATACGAAAATAATCATCGAGTATAAGCATCCTAAGATTATCCATCTTTTGGAAAGTTTGTCCATGTACTAtaacttcttttatttctgCCAAATCTAGTAAGATACACTGAATTGCATCTGACCCCTAAAAGTAAATCAAtgtaattagaaaataaataaacatgaaatattctaTAATGTTTAGTAACAACTAAGTTGTTTGCAATTTAAGAAAAGTAAATCGATGTAACTCTTTTAATTGAGTGACAATGGAACATACCTTGTTCTTTTTTAAAACCTCAAGAATCTCGTCAGCCTTAAACAATCGACTGCATTTTTCAGGATATTGAGGGCACTGACGAACAATTTCTTGACCCATTTCTTGTATTAGATCATGCATTTCAATTCTACCATTAACGATAGATATTAGACATCTATCTTTGAGAACATCCATTccaattttagaagaaaaaccACAGTCGTCTAATCTTTCTATTACCAGGCTCTCTTCGTATCCCCTATTAAAGCAAGCGATGTCAAGAAATATATTCTTTTCCTCGTCATCAAGCCCatcataacttaattttaatacattaaaaattttaagatgttggctttttttcaacttttgcaACTGACTTTCCCATGCTTCTCTTGTTCTTCCGTAAAGTAATGAGCCCAAAATTTGGAGAACTAATGGAATTCCTTTTGCATATCTCAACACCTCTTCTGCCAAGTCCATGTACGTTGTTTCTTGTGAAGAGTTTTGTTTAAAAGCATGTAAACTAAAAAGTTTCAGAGAATCAGGAAAATTCAACTCCTTAACTTCGTAGATGTCATCAGCTCCAGCATTCTTTAACACTTGTTTGTCTCTACTGGTTATAATGATTCTACTGCCTTGTCCAAAACTATCACACCTTCCTAGCAATTGTTTAAGTTGAACCGAATCAGTAACATCATCAAGAATGATGAGAATCCTCATTCCTTTGAGGGATGGTACTTCATTTAGAAGCTCGggcatatatttttttctgacAGCGTCTATTccatctctttttattttttcttgagtGTCTAAAACAAGGCTTCTGGAATCAAATTGCATTGTAAATGTGTGATATATTTGTTCAGAAATTGTAGTTTTTCCTATTCCTCCCATGCCCCAAATTCCTATGATCCGAATATCTGATGACTCAAAATGCATCAATAACTGAATGCTTTCAATATGTTTTTCAATGCCGATAGTTCCTGGATTATAACTAATGGAATAAAGATTCAATTTTCTCATAATATCTTCCACAATTCCTTCAACAAGTGTGTTTTCTGACCTGACagataatttgaaaaataaagttttagtaAAGACAAAGCTAAACtaaactaaagaaaaattcAGAAGAGTGAACATCATTGAAGAGATGTTCAAAGTAgacatattttcatatattagcTTGGTTGGTTTAAAAATTGCAAATCAAGATCGCAAAAGTTCTACAGTAACTGTTTATGACTTTTGTTACTGCAAAAGAGActtgtacaaagttaaactataACAAAGTGATATGATCAAATGCATGACCGATTAAGAGAAacgaaaaaaaagaaacacttGAACTATGACGAGATCAACAGATTTTAGTAAATGAAAAGAGATTCTGAATATCTGAAAAGTGGACGTAAGAAATATAATGACCTGATAACGTTTGAATCCCAACCGGAGAGTCCAGCAGCTTCGGTTAGAGCATCCTTCCATCCTTGCACTTTCTCCATGTCGTCCTTAAACAGCTGTTCATGCTCTTCGAATGCTTCTTTGTATCTTTCTTCCTGCTTCCTGACAGTTGATGGATCCACTTTGTAGAAAACCGGTATCACGTCCCTTCCATATCTCTTCTTGCAGTTCAGTATCATAGTCAGTTCCTTCAAGCACCACGTGGAAGATGCATAGTTTTCGGAGAAAACCAGGACATAGATCTTTGATTCTTCTATCGCAGTTTGGAGTGCAAGCGAAATTTCTTCGCCCTTTTGTGCTCTCTCATCAATATATGCTTTGATGCGTTTCCTTTGCAGTGCTGCATAAAGGTGACTGATGAAGTTTTTACGCGTGTCTTCTCCTCTGAAGCTGAGAAACACATGATAGCTGGTGGTAGAAGTAGAGACTGGAAATGATGAAGAACTTCCTAACATTGGAATGAATTagaaagatgatgaagatctagtGGGAATGATGAAGATCTATGAAGAACTCTGTTTTCTCTGCAACTATCCTCTCTGAAAGTATCTGTCGCGTGTTGTTTGTTCTGGTCAGCCACGTCAATACGGCAATAACTTAAGCTATTAAGTCAATTAAGGCTCAACAATTTACAGAATATTTATGGATTCTAAATTTAGATAACTTTAGGGACATATGTctactaaaaattattataaaaaaattgcgtaatatgataattattaagataaaaatactattaaaatgacatattattataattattaaaataaaaaatattactaaaaattatataaaagttgtcgaaaaaattaatataaaaaacagtcctaaagtaaatatttttattaaatttatactattataatggtaaaaacatttaacataatagttttttttttaaatagtttttcatcaaaaataataataaaatagattgtAGTAAAATCGATAACCAAATatgcatatttaaaaaatagttaaaaatattctttgctAATAATTGTAAATCATCgtcgttattattattataataataataatactactaataataattataataataattattatattattataataataattattattattattatttactttcacaaatattcaacatcaaacatcccaaaaatacatcCACACCATTAATCACACCCAGcatgtttatataattaacttaaaatatagTGTAACCCACGTACCAAACTAAACATTCTGACGACATTGGAGACCGGACGATTTCTCACTACCCAAAGAACAGGACCGAACGTTACATAATAAGTATGACTGAAAAAGGTGATCGAACACTTATACGAACCGACCACTAAAAGATACCGAGTACAACATAACTGAGTCCTAG contains:
- the LOC108318828 gene encoding disease resistance protein RPV1, which codes for MLGSSSSFPVSTSTTSYHVFLSFRGEDTRKNFISHLYAALQRKRIKAYIDERAQKGEEISLALQTAIEESKIYVLVFSENYASSTWCLKELTMILNCKKRYGRDVIPVFYKVDPSTVRKQEERYKEAFEEHEQLFKDDMEKVQGWKDALTEAAGLSGWDSNVIRSENTLVEGIVEDIMRKLNLYSISYNPGTIGIEKHIESIQLLMHFESSDIRIIGIWGMGGIGKTTISEQIYHTFTMQFDSRSLVLDTQEKIKRDGIDAVRKKYMPELLNEVPSLKGMRILIILDDVTDSVQLKQLLGRCDSFGQGSRIIITSRDKQVLKNAGADDIYEVKELNFPDSLKLFSLHAFKQNSSQETTYMDLAEEVLRYAKGIPLVLQILGSLLYGRTREAWESQLQKLKKSQHLKIFNVLKLSYDGLDDEEKNIFLDIACFNRGYEESLVIERLDDCGFSSKIGMDVLKDRCLISIVNGRIEMHDLIQEMGQEIVRQCPQYPEKCSRLFKADEILEVLKKNKGSDAIQCILLDLAEIKEVIVHGQTFQKMDNLRMLILDDYFRIGILRESKVSLASSLVSLPDSLKILSWKSFPQRSLPPDFCPKNLVRLVMPYCHLEQLWEEDQSLPKLKRLDLSYSEKLTRIPDLSQSPNIEEIILSHCPKLIKVHSSILLTKLTSLRLDRCYNLNSVTVPSNILSRSPGSINLSCCSNLEMFSTSQTPISYSPPSSSLIGPIFPHVKLGRQLQRGHSIEAHSATSENPSRSYYSRIFSITYWEADEEKEVTNNNIYLYDEMSEQLFEGVSLNFRSPKELCFLDLSNCSSLTIFPFDLSEMKFLKELYLSGCSKLEYFPEIEDTMENLAVLILDDTAIQALPSSLWRLVGLQQLSLRDCRNLEIIPSSIGSLTRLCKLDLTYCELLQSFPNTIFKLKLRNLDLCGCFKLRTFPEITEPTQTFTHINLTETAIKYLPSSFDNLVNLRSLQLNKCRDLESLPNSIVNLKHLCKLDCSGCAKLTEIPTHIGSLWSLMELSLSESGIVNLPESIAHLSSMILLDLSDCKNLECIPQIPLFLKQLVALDCTSIRRVMSNRNLSDSKEDVFIFHLTNAQQLDLGARANIEEDARLRMTHDAYTSVFFCFPASAIPHWFPFRSEGPSVTINEDLSFCSDGRLIGFALCVVFGVLDTNDINSRYSSFVYSLTFECDDDGTQIIPNSNVLDNYFPGRYSHRVLDKDHIFMWKFNLESLRGSSMNLRLCDARSFTFEIDYNFEFEWSDYVSFVTIKECGMCPLYSSESNVAESSR